In one Drosophila pseudoobscura strain MV-25-SWS-2005 chromosome X, UCI_Dpse_MV25, whole genome shotgun sequence genomic region, the following are encoded:
- the LOC6900911 gene encoding putative vitellogenin receptor → MKWDVPYDCQFSCQSGGCFDKALICDGTTCDNCENVHDEADCCKLPGDFQCAMVQTICLPRIFLRTEQDEEGAERLGQIKQKQGLKTSQ, encoded by the exons ATGAAGTGGGATGTCCCATATGACTGTCAGTTCAGCTGCCAGTCCGGCGGGTGCTTCGACAAGGCTCTGATCTGCGATGGTACCACCTGTGACAACTGTGAGAATGTCCACGATGAGGCCGACTGCTGCAAGCTGCCAGGAGACTTTCAATGTGCCATGGTACAGACGATTTGCCTGCCTCGGATATTCTTGCGCACCGAGCAGGATGAAGAAGGAGCGGAAAGACTCGG tcaaataaaacaaaagcaaggactaaaaactagccaatGA